In the genome of Deltaproteobacteria bacterium, one region contains:
- the dnaN gene encoding DNA polymerase III subunit beta encodes MEIKVNRDQLYKSISRVQSIIEKRTNMPILSMVLISTGDQLIHVSATDLEISFQERIPAEIIFPGNITISGKKLFEILKESKKNELYIKEKENHWVFISDEEARYNLASLPPDEFPVFVEPEDVPTIEILGETLQEMISKTIYSVTMDEAGFKLSGIYVERVIKEGKTFLRMVSTDGHRLSLIDKEIEGVDDLELDGGIMVPKKGMSELYKLAAETESLRLGFKKNHCVAKTNDAVIVIRLLESKFPDYHAVIPKNVGSSINIQRTDLLDGMKRMVILSNESYKGVKITLDKDNMELVSINPDLGDAQENLRVDYQGERLELGFNARYFIDVLQAMKSEVVELGFTDNSSPCLLTGAKDQGFLGLIMPMRL; translated from the coding sequence ATGGAAATAAAAGTAAACAGGGATCAACTGTACAAATCCATTTCCAGGGTCCAAAGCATCATCGAAAAGAGAACCAACATGCCCATTTTATCCATGGTCCTCATATCAACGGGTGATCAGCTGATCCATGTTTCTGCAACGGATCTGGAAATCAGTTTTCAAGAACGAATCCCTGCTGAGATTATCTTCCCGGGAAACATCACTATCTCCGGAAAGAAACTTTTCGAGATACTGAAAGAAAGTAAAAAAAATGAATTATATATAAAAGAAAAGGAAAACCATTGGGTTTTCATTTCAGATGAAGAAGCCCGATACAATCTGGCCAGTCTTCCTCCTGATGAATTCCCTGTCTTTGTTGAACCGGAGGATGTCCCGACAATTGAAATTCTGGGCGAAACCCTTCAGGAGATGATATCCAAGACCATCTATTCCGTGACCATGGATGAGGCTGGGTTCAAACTATCGGGTATCTATGTTGAGAGGGTGATCAAGGAAGGAAAAACTTTCCTTAGAATGGTATCAACGGATGGACATCGACTTTCTCTCATCGATAAAGAGATTGAGGGTGTGGATGATTTGGAACTGGATGGGGGCATCATGGTGCCGAAGAAAGGGATGTCCGAACTTTACAAGCTTGCTGCTGAAACCGAAAGCCTTCGTCTGGGATTCAAGAAAAACCATTGTGTGGCCAAGACAAATGATGCCGTTATCGTAATTCGGCTGTTGGAAAGCAAATTTCCGGATTACCATGCGGTCATACCGAAAAATGTCGGCAGTTCGATCAACATCCAACGAACGGATCTTTTGGACGGGATGAAAAGGATGGTTATCTTAAGTAATGAAAGCTACAAAGGTGTTAAAATCACTTTAGATAAAGATAACATGGAATTAGTATCGATCAATCCTGATCTTGGAGACGCCCAGGAGAACCTTCGAGTGGATTACCAGGGAGAACGTTTGGAGCTGGGTTTCAACGCTCGTTATTTTATCGACGTGCTCCAGGCCATGAAAAGTGAAGTGGTTGAATTGGGTTTTACGGATAACTCCAGCCCTTGCCTGTTAACGGGAGCAAAGGATCAAGGGTTCCTGGGA